taatttaatttatatttggatAGTATTTTCTGCAAATATCGTATATAGTGAGATGTATTTTTAAATGTgtttattaaaaactatataaTTTCATTATAATGCAATATGAATTTTCCAATTAGTGACAATAAATAGatagtttttttaatacttCCAAACGAAAAATAGACTATACAAAAACTGTAACACAATGTCAACCCTATTTTCCATTACAAAATTTATAGTTTTAGAGTTGCAAATGGAATACAAAACATGCTCTAAAAAGTGATAATTTATAGACTTTATTGGGAATACATATGTGTGACTAAAGGTAGAAGGGTAAGGAACTTTACAGTGGCAGAACAGTCGTGATTAATTGTTTGTTTAGCAAAATAGACAACAATAAACATGAGAAGAATAAGAACGGATAGCAAAGGTGAAAACATAACTGTTGTGGATCCATCAATAGTTGTAGTAGCAACTAACACTGCAATAAAAGCTGTTTTTCGATAGATTAGTGACAGCAAACCGAGTAGCAGAGCAGCCTTTCTGAGCGAGCCAATAACACAAACGTTACAAGCTTCAATTTGTTTTATAACAAAGACAAGTTCATGAACATAAGCTTTTGATGTTTCACGAGCAACAAGAAGCAAAATTCAACTAaactagaaaggaaaaaaagtgTAGGTTAGTGACCCTTGTAACCAAACTAGTTCATTGAGCAATTCAAAATTGCCATTATTAAGTACCAGGAAGACATGAGAGCAATCGGTACTACCCAGTCTCCATTACCagataatcaattaaataaagaaacatTCCCTAAACACTGCAGCACAAGGTACTAATCCTGCATCAAACCTTTTCAGCATTGGAACTTGATAAAATCATGAAGGCAAACTGACGGACAAAATAGTAgttgaaaacaaatataaatactGTCATTTAAAAGATTCATATAAATGGGGCAAAGGGTTCTCAAAACAATATCCAAGCAGTTTGGAACAAACaaggaaacaaacaaaatttcaaaaacttgcAATGAAATAAAACCCTAAGAGTCTCTTCAAGTGGTCTTATCAGCCTTAGCAGCAGTTGCGGCAGCTTGTCCCCTAAGACGACCAGTCCTCTTGGCAGCAATGAGACCAACCTTCTGTCCAGGAGGAGCATCACGCCTAACAGTACTAGCATGTCCAATATGTTGGTGGTTACCTCCTCCGTGAGGATGCTCAACTGGATTCATAGCAACACCACGAACCTTAGGCCAGCAATTCCTCTTCACTCTAAATTTGTGGTAAGCATTACCAGCCTTAAGAAGTGGCTTCTCAGTTCTTCCTCCACCTGCAACTTGTCCAATCATAGCTCTGCACCCACTTGGAACAATCTTCTTTGCTCCAGATGGAAGCTTAATTCTGTCAACAAACATACCAACCAACAACATTAAAACTTATATTGATGTTAATCACAAAAAATGTCTGTTTTCAAATTTCTTCTCACACTCCATTATACAAGATATTGAAACACTAAATGTCTTTATTACAATAACATGAACTACTACTAACATATACATCAATCATACTTTCATCATCAACAAGTTCTTATATACTAAATCATTTCCTACTTCTTCTCACACTGAATTATATGTATACTGCACTTACTAAATTACATCAGACATTAATTGCAAAATGTCATTAAAATAAACCATActttcattatcattatcaattatttatgctaatgttcatcataaaataaaaatatgattaattacTAACCTTTTACACTATATTAACCTAATTCATGACACAAAAATTTCTAAATGGCAATAACATAAATTACTCAACAATAACAGTGACATAAATCTTAATATCATCATCAAcacaaatgattaaaaaaaattatacctacttcaattgtaaaaaaatactattttttttcttaattatgtTCACACACGATAAGACTAATTCACaaagttcaaataaataaacaattatccaAAAGAAGTTACACAAAACAAtaaacaaaacacataaaacatgataattagaatcaaaataaaatacgaagacaaaaatgatagtcaaataataacaaaacaaaaaaatgagaGTGAAATGAGATAGTACAAACCTAGAGGTATCATTATCGGGGTTGTGACTGATAACAATAGCGTAATCACCAGAACACCTAGCGAAAGCACCACGGTCACCAACATGGTGTTCAACATTGCAAATAACAGCTCCTTCAGGGATAGATCTGAGAGGCAAAACATTACCAACAACAAGAGTAGCTTTCTTTCCACAGTAAATAAACTGTCCAGTGTAGATTCCTTCAGCAGCAACGAAAAGCTCACTCTGTTTCTTATACCTAAAAGGATGACGGAAAGAGACCTTAGCGAGGGGTGCACCACGACCAGGGTCATGGATGATATCGGTGATTACTCCCTTGAGGTAACCGTTTCTTTCACCGAAATCGAGACTGCGGAATCTGGCTGGTCCCTTACGGTGGTGGGTGTGGGATTTGAAGACTGATCCCGCACCCTTACGTTGTGCCCTGATAACCCTACCCATCCCGAATAATTTAGTTCTACCCCTACCGCGGCAACAATGAAATGGTGTGGAATGGCTTCAGAgagtaattagggtttttgtgTCTTATATATAGTACACGCGTTCAATCCATTTTGTCTTCGGATTTCATTAAGCCCATAAGGTTTGGCCCAATACCaacacaaccaaattaacttggtgttttctttttttcttttttgtaatgAAATTAACTGGCATTGATTTGATTAAGGGATTCAAAGTTGGGCTCTTCTTGTTTCAATAGTTATATAGGATGTTTCTTCTCTCACCCCAATCCAACACAAGTAAGATATACTTGTATCGCTTGAATAGTCAAATTGAACATAATTTAGAGGTTTTTGAGAAAATTTAAAAGTGACAAAATTCCAATTAGTACATATTAGGATTAACTTAAGGGTAAGTCCATTAAGCTCTTATTTTATGTCTTGTTTATAAATAAGTTTATGGTTAAAAAATGTTATCAAGAAACAATTATGTTGTTTTTTTACAAAGTAAAATTCATTAAAGTGTCACTTATTCAAGTATAAGACGTGTCAAAATAGAGTCAAATGTTAACAAGAAtacaacaaaatcaaattataatggAGAACAAAATACCATAAAAATTTGATGATAAAAGAATCTCTCAACTTAATAACTTGAAAAAAAACTCTTTACAATTTAATAGTGTTGCGAATGCCCATACACTCAATGGGATTTGTCCATCATtgattaaacataaataaaaatcctTTATGATGAACTTTAAGCCACCACTAAGCTTGTAATTTGATTTCATCAACAAGACATTtgaaataactaatattttgattaaaaattcaattattacgATCTTTTCAAATGGTTCAAATGCAAACTAGTCAAATAACATGATGACATTCAAGAGAAGCTTtgttaaacaaatataaattaaaaaattattgagcaTGCTTAAAGGCGTCATGCTGAAGAGCACTAACCACCCTCGTCCACTCCAATATTGCACCCACATCTGActaaaaaatagataataaatgAAAAGGTGTTGTAAAGTTTTTTCACCGCCACACCCAAAGATACCTAATAAATTATCTGAATTCACTATTCTGCATTTTGTCAAGTTGTTCTTTGTAGGAATACAATTGTTTAAAAAGCTCAAAGCGAGCAACTCATCTTTCAAAGGCATCGCCTtgttccaaatgaaatcgatcATGTGAGACCTATCATCCTAGTCTGCCATAATCAAAGTAGAGTATGcatttttaaatgaataaacTCCACTATGTTTTAGTTTCCAAGATCACCTATCCAAAAACGAATTCTTGTAAAAACATTCAACAATAAAATACAACAGTCGCACACCAAATCCTTTTCCCACACAAACAAGTGTGTCATCCAACTCCATCCTCCACCATCAATGCTCCATTCCTCTTGAAACATATCCGCTACCGACACAATTTTGTTGTTAACTATCCCAAACAATCTATGTTGTGTTCAATTTAAGTATGTGTTTTTTATTACTCATGTGCTTATGAAACAATACTCTCTTAAACATTTTAGAGGTTtagttctaattttaaaaataagactATTAATGTAcaaattttataggaactaaaaaatatttaatctataaaaaaattcgccttcattttattatattatatatatatatatatatatataaacaatcaCCAACCTTGATAGGAAAGGTAATAACTAAGCTAGTAATttgacaaattattatttttttatctaaaataatttttactggTGAGATAGTTTTCATCACTTCATATATGAGAATTTGTTTTGTAATAGATTGAGTCTTTCTATGAAGTTAATGTTGATTCTATTTTTCCTCTTCTTAATTCGTTTTTAGTTATTGATACTTGAGTTGTGTGTACCTCTTGACTTGCTATTGAGTGTTTTTCAATCTTTATAAAAACAACACAAACAAAtcaacttaaattatattttgttaaatgcACACAAGTGTTTTAAGAAACACATTTAATGATTTACATGTAAAAATACAGTATTGAAAATGTATAAAagtttatgtttaattttttaatagtttaaattttattttttccaataCAAAATTTTCTCACGTGATAGGCACTTGTTAGCCAAACTTTTGTTTTATAAGTGCAATTACTTATTGTCATCATTCAAATTCACACCTATATTGTGAAAATGCTCCACAATCAAAGGACATCGATTAATGTAGAAAAGAAACACAAAACGACATAGCTAATTCAAAAACACAACTacaagaaagaagaaaaaaacactaATACAGTCAAAGTTGAACAAAAAATATAGTGGTTGTTGCGCTCTGTTAGTGGAATTAGTTTATAATAATCTGTAGTTTATagtagtaatttaattttttttaattaatttaaaatgtgtactgtattttttatttattcatttaaattacaataaataatttaatttaaaatattaattattttaatattcaaattatttataaataatttaaaattataataaataaattatttaaaattatttactatcaattattaatcatattaaattaaaaagtaatttattaatttatttttaagtatttattttaaattatattaaataaattataaaaagtaaaatctattttacttataattgtaaaaatagaattgaaagaaaaataataaaatataaactcataaattatttatgtataacaAACTATAAtcttattgtttttattttatcgaATAGAGTTAAAAGTACAAAagtaaacacaatttttttttcactcttTATTTCTTTTGCTACAAAATAGGGGAAAAGATGTTCAGtgtaattcttttttcttttttatacaaattgtTCTTccaataataaatcaaaataaaaaagtaagagGAAGatgttttgattaaatattcaatttgatttttcactttattaatattttaacttatttatataaaaaatcaactttattaatattttaacttatttatataaaaaatagagagaattATCTATTTATCTTGTATTAGAATATCTTTTGTATTTTCTCAAATTCATTCACCATCGTCATCTCCAAACTACAATAATCACAATGTTTTTGTTCTATTTTCGCATTCGTCTTCTTCGTTCGATTATCAAAGTCGGTTGCAAgattaatatttattgtgattatACTAACAACAATGTTGCGTTTATTTTGTCACTATTTTGTAATCAATAGAATAATGTAGTTGGAGATGAAAAAAATGACTGattaatttgatgaaggttctTATTCAACGTATGATGATATAGTAATTATAGCTTTTTGATAGTTTTAATTTGAGTGTTGAAATACCAAAAAGAAGAGTGAGAGTAGAAGAAGattgaaaataaagtttttgattattttaaaaattaaatcaaattttcgagtaaattttgttttctctcacttaccaaataaaataaaataaaaaaattcaaactctaaagcaaattttgagttttaaattattaaaagatgTGACCGACAAAAGGGTCAAAAAtcttattaagaaaatataacaataatatacTTTAGCAAATAACGTAagcaaattatatttttatatttttttttatatttttatataaactaattaattggtgttatcaaacaaacacacatactttaaatgtaactttttttttaactcaaatgaatgttctaaaattaatttctttaattatagAGGATATTCACACATAGAAGATAGTTTTGAAATCATGCATACATTATACCTAATAGCTTAACATGTTTTGCATATGCATGCATTATTTTTGTATCATTCATATTATATCTTTAGAATTgattctaatttaaaattaaaatttataacttttaaatttaaacgtAATTTTTATACCAAAATTCATTGTTAAACTCATTACTTTTGTTgttaaatataacaataacattaATCAAATTGCTTTTGTTagttctaaaataaaattgtatcaAATAATAAAGTGATTGGTGTGTGGGggtaattatataatattttacaaaaataacaaaattaaaataataaaattataaataaataaaatagaaaaatactaTAAGATGATGGTGAATGGGGTTCAGAGAATGCAAAAAGTTAGTCTGAACTttcagatgaagaagatgattgtATGTGATTTTTTTTGACTTATAACTAAATTAACATATGTTTGTTTGATTGACGGATAAGAGACATGATATGAATAAATTATCATATCATGTCTGAATTCAGTGTTTGATGAACCAATAATCCAGAATTCTATTCATGTTTCtttagttgaaatttatatCATGAATATGAGTTGACTTAGAAACCAACATGATAGGATAAGAAGATTAGATTactcaattattcttataaaatataaaaaaatataaatataatttttttaataaaatataaaaatataaatctaataaaaaagaaaaataattaatagaatttgatattaaactaaaaaatgaaatattaataattaatttaaaaaatgtttatgattttacaCAAGGTagtttatctttttatataatttaataaattagtattcacaattataaaaatataaaaatataaaaattaattaaaattttaaaataaatataattttttaaatgtatttttgccatttacatataatatatatcatatgtttatttacattctaataaataaaatataattatttgatcactcatgatttttttttaaaatttaaattttttatttagtagtgtcaatagatagttttaatattaaattattttaaattctaagaaataaaatataataatttggttattgatgatttaatttttaaaattgaaattatttatttagtagtgtcaattaataattttaatataaaattattttattatgtatttaatttttttgttaatttataatatttaaaatataataaataaatttttaaaaaatttaaatgtaattgtctatgataataattttattatttatataaaatatatattatatcatattataatgaaatatgtattaaatagataataaaataaaatattatcatatatatatatatatagaataatCAAACGGATCCTAACAAAACGGGCGAATGTTGAAGATGAAAGATTTGCTTACGTCAGATTCTTgtgtgtttgttttgttttgttaaagTTGGTGGAGCCTCAGTAGGAGCGTTTAAACAGTGACCGAACGCGCACATTTAGCCACCACTTTCGTATTCTCAAGTAACCCCGCTccactctctctctattctctTCAGTTAGTATATTAACACTCAACACTTTTAAACTTCAAACTTGTTCTTCAAATCCAACCCCCTCATTCTGCTCTTCTCGTTTCCATCATTCACACTAAAAAACCTTCCTTCTTATCGGGTAAGTTTTATTTCTCCATATTAATATAGTAATATTCTCTTTTTATATTACCTTTTTTCTGTAAACAAAGTCTTATGATTCTAAAAAAACACATTTCAAACACAAGTGAAGTACTTGTTTTGTTATGAACTAAATTTAGATATAGGAAAAATTAAAGCAGAGCAAAATAGAGAAGCAAATGTTGcacaatttatttatatttgtactCTCAAGT
This region of Cicer arietinum cultivar CDC Frontier isolate Library 1 chromosome 8, Cicar.CDCFrontier_v2.0, whole genome shotgun sequence genomic DNA includes:
- the LOC101499226 gene encoding large ribosomal subunit protein uL2x, whose amino-acid sequence is MGRVIRAQRKGAGSVFKSHTHHRKGPARFRSLDFGERNGYLKGVITDIIHDPGRGAPLAKVSFRHPFRYKKQSELFVAAEGIYTGQFIYCGKKATLVVGNVLPLRSIPEGAVICNVEHHVGDRGAFARCSGDYAIVISHNPDNDTSRIKLPSGAKKIVPSGCRAMIGQVAGGGRTEKPLLKAGNAYHKFRVKRNCWPKVRGVAMNPVEHPHGGGNHQHIGHASTVRRDAPPGQKVGLIAAKRTGRLRGQAAATAAKADKTT